From a region of the Sagittula sp. P11 genome:
- the tagF gene encoding type VI secretion system-associated protein TagF gives MGKHPGFGDFIQSGLSKDVHDALMRWLDKTLSRVREDAGSDWKSWWAQAQPLRFWIGRSVLGVPVAGVMQPSQDKVGRDYPLILAAENVFLPVPGDGGATDQSPWEALEAHVTAMAPGKGAASLLEGLTLELPAEGEVERALGPTIWAHHPEGDLDALLRAAAGADLARGALQRSYWWSAGDDTRLPVWLGCHGLPDAGALRWLLAGQPKQEQTAEAAEW, from the coding sequence ATGGGTAAACACCCAGGCTTCGGCGACTTCATCCAGTCGGGGCTGTCGAAGGACGTGCACGATGCGCTGATGCGCTGGCTGGACAAGACCCTGAGCCGCGTGCGCGAGGACGCCGGTTCGGACTGGAAGTCATGGTGGGCACAGGCGCAGCCGCTGCGGTTCTGGATCGGGCGCAGCGTTCTGGGCGTGCCCGTGGCGGGCGTGATGCAGCCGTCGCAGGACAAGGTTGGGCGGGACTATCCGCTGATCCTTGCCGCCGAGAACGTCTTTCTGCCCGTCCCGGGTGATGGCGGCGCGACCGACCAGTCGCCGTGGGAGGCACTTGAGGCGCATGTGACGGCAATGGCGCCGGGCAAGGGCGCGGCCAGCCTGCTCGAGGGGCTGACGCTGGAGCTGCCTGCCGAGGGCGAGGTGGAGCGCGCACTTGGCCCGACCATCTGGGCACACCATCCCGAGGGCGACCTCGATGCGCTGCTGCGGGCCGCGGCGGGTGCCGACCTGGCTCGCGGGGCGCTGCAGCGGTCCTACTGGTGGTCCGCCGGGGACGACACGCGCCTGCCGGTCTGGCTGGGCTGCCACGGCCTGCCGGACGCGGGCGCGCTGAGGTGGCTGCTGGCGGGGCAGCCGAAACAGGAACAGACGGCCGAAGCCGCGGAATGGTAA
- the icmH gene encoding type IVB secretion system protein IcmH/DotU — translation MSHNPPPPQQQYHQPAPPPPPQPQAPRPTPIPQAPQAAPRPAPQQPAYQPQPRPMGNPGSNHYSGRIYDTDTGRPQSPELFPELRRRETVARSVRQKIALEDALRATGLGAGGPNNPLVAAAANLLILLGRLRTGMVEMQSAPLLEHVAREIDAFESNALEAGVPADDVTDAKYALAATADDIVQNLPGADRGMWLEYSMGARFFGERNAGVGFFQRMDRAMKAPGQKFHLLDLFLVCLSLGFEGQYRAMPNGPNELARIRKAIYETLRKVVKRPDDDISVRWTPVIVNGKRRRGGIPVWVAAAVGGAMVVALFATLAYLLSQQAGRTQNGIAMMHFNLPDVTIERSAPVERTPEPPPVVVDRLDDIRAALEGQEVEVDVKNEWILIRLGSALRFASGRAELENDLTALATAIGVVLNEQPGPIRIVGHSDSVPLSGRGRFKTNEELSQARAQTVSDLVTASLSDKERVSVEGKGPVDPIADNATAEGRARNRRVEIMIRREVEE, via the coding sequence GTGTCCCATAATCCTCCCCCGCCGCAGCAGCAGTACCATCAGCCCGCGCCGCCCCCGCCGCCGCAACCGCAGGCGCCGCGGCCTACACCGATCCCGCAGGCGCCGCAGGCCGCCCCGCGCCCGGCGCCGCAGCAACCGGCCTACCAGCCACAGCCGCGCCCGATGGGCAACCCGGGCAGCAACCATTATTCCGGCCGGATCTACGACACTGACACCGGCCGCCCGCAAAGCCCCGAGCTGTTCCCTGAACTGCGACGGCGCGAGACGGTCGCCCGCTCTGTCCGGCAGAAGATCGCACTGGAGGACGCGCTGCGTGCCACCGGGCTTGGCGCGGGCGGGCCGAACAATCCGCTGGTCGCCGCCGCCGCGAACCTGCTGATCCTGCTGGGCCGCCTGCGCACCGGCATGGTTGAGATGCAGTCCGCGCCGCTCCTGGAACACGTCGCACGCGAGATCGACGCCTTCGAGTCGAACGCGCTGGAGGCCGGAGTGCCGGCGGATGACGTGACCGACGCGAAATACGCGCTGGCGGCCACCGCCGACGACATCGTGCAGAACCTGCCCGGCGCGGACCGGGGCATGTGGCTGGAATACTCCATGGGCGCGCGGTTCTTCGGAGAGCGGAACGCCGGTGTGGGCTTCTTCCAGCGCATGGACCGCGCGATGAAGGCGCCGGGGCAGAAGTTCCACCTACTGGACCTGTTCCTCGTCTGCTTGTCGCTGGGTTTCGAAGGCCAGTACCGGGCGATGCCGAACGGGCCGAACGAACTGGCCCGCATCCGCAAGGCGATCTACGAGACGCTGCGCAAGGTGGTGAAACGGCCGGACGACGACATCTCTGTCCGCTGGACGCCGGTGATCGTGAACGGCAAGCGGCGCCGGGGCGGTATCCCGGTCTGGGTCGCTGCCGCCGTGGGCGGCGCCATGGTCGTGGCGCTGTTCGCGACGCTCGCCTACCTGCTGTCGCAGCAGGCGGGCCGCACCCAGAACGGCATCGCGATGATGCACTTCAACCTGCCGGACGTGACCATCGAACGCTCCGCCCCGGTGGAGCGCACGCCGGAGCCGCCGCCCGTGGTGGTCGACCGTCTCGACGATATCCGCGCGGCGCTGGAAGGGCAGGAGGTCGAGGTCGACGTCAAGAACGAGTGGATCCTGATCCGCCTCGGCTCGGCGCTGCGCTTCGCTTCGGGCCGTGCAGAGCTTGAGAACGACCTGACCGCGCTGGCCACGGCCATCGGCGTCGTGCTGAACGAACAGCCGGGTCCGATCCGCATCGTCGGGCATTCCGACAGCGTGCCGCTGTCCGGACGCGGGCGGTTCAAGACCAACGAGGAACTGAGCCAGGCGCGGGCGCAGACCGTGTCGGACCTCGTGACCGCCAGCCTCAGCGACAAGGAACGCGTGAGCGTCGAGGGCAAGGGGCCGGTCGATCCGATCGCCGACAATGCCACCGCCGAAGGCCGCGCCCGCAACCGGCGGGTGGAAATCATGATCCGCCGCGAAGTGGAGGAGTAA
- a CDS encoding serine/threonine-protein kinase: MNASGTNPPEDDDDDERTVFRPPTPPGQTRPPEDDDEDERTQFAGPGAARPWPAQQPPSYPAQTPTEWPEQPRPNDPNAGQQTDPGYEQGPYTHTGYPPPTPPSAPPQTTNQPSQNPAYPTQDPSYEPQVTRTGQGGYTQDPSYAPQTTSTGYPPAPTGANQAAAEAARATGKLPIGTLINNNYRIEEVLKSGGMGEVYRGIEIHTGDPVAIKAILQEKADDAEAGLLFKREARTLRRLTDETIVRYYNYVPDPELQRYFLVMEFIEGEPLKDYIANTGPLPVEQAKALLARLAGGLATAHDAEVIHRDLSPDNVMLESGRVETARLIDFGIAQSSVVKEATMAGRFAGKFKYVAPEQLGHYGGHISPATDIYGLALLIAAASIGKPLDMGSSIVEAVQSRQSIPDLSHAPEELRPILSYMLEPDPKDRPGSMLEVRELVNDPTKIPERYLGGWVPPAPPPLHTTPPGNTAHGMTQAGTMTSGLQIPGATQNITLNTSLGPTPIPEPEVEKRGGGGLILILLVVFLAIVGGGGFLAWQQGLIGGESQLLGGGGGGSDPTPPDPQPQQTGIPEPLSDTREGFLAAFETGPCTYVTRVNQGPNAGTIEGYSATREQFSGLPTAYEERFGARPEVQPREITRQQCEVLNFAKALQGRGRNGVEMFLSADEVASQNPVTAQLTVPQGQAVWLILISPTGGIFNLSDRLSQPVGNQRNLSFALSLRTGQDPAPQLLLAVESDEPLAQAAVAQRGDQAANILPKILEEIASRNGAASAAVSYLKLNPAEE, from the coding sequence ATGAACGCTTCCGGCACCAATCCACCCGAGGATGACGACGACGACGAGCGCACGGTCTTCCGTCCGCCGACGCCGCCGGGCCAGACGCGCCCGCCTGAGGACGACGACGAGGACGAGCGCACGCAGTTCGCCGGTCCGGGCGCAGCGCGGCCATGGCCTGCGCAGCAGCCCCCGTCCTACCCGGCGCAGACGCCGACGGAATGGCCCGAGCAGCCCCGGCCGAACGATCCGAACGCCGGTCAGCAGACCGACCCCGGCTACGAGCAGGGGCCGTATACGCACACCGGCTATCCGCCCCCGACGCCACCGTCCGCGCCGCCGCAGACCACAAACCAACCGTCGCAGAACCCGGCCTATCCGACGCAGGACCCGTCCTACGAACCGCAGGTCACCCGGACGGGGCAGGGGGGCTACACGCAGGATCCGTCCTACGCGCCGCAGACCACCTCGACCGGGTATCCGCCCGCGCCGACCGGGGCCAACCAGGCCGCGGCGGAGGCTGCGCGCGCCACCGGCAAGCTGCCCATCGGCACGCTGATCAACAACAACTACCGGATTGAGGAAGTCCTGAAGTCCGGCGGCATGGGCGAGGTCTATCGCGGGATCGAGATCCACACCGGCGACCCGGTGGCGATCAAGGCGATCCTGCAGGAAAAGGCCGACGATGCCGAGGCGGGCCTGCTGTTCAAGCGCGAAGCCCGGACCCTGCGCCGCCTGACGGACGAGACCATCGTACGCTATTACAACTACGTTCCCGACCCAGAGCTTCAGCGCTATTTCCTCGTGATGGAGTTCATCGAGGGCGAGCCGCTCAAGGACTACATCGCCAACACCGGCCCGCTGCCGGTCGAACAGGCGAAGGCGCTGCTGGCCCGGCTGGCGGGCGGTCTCGCCACGGCTCACGATGCGGAGGTCATCCACCGTGACCTGTCGCCGGACAACGTGATGCTGGAAAGCGGGCGGGTGGAAACCGCGCGCCTGATCGACTTCGGCATCGCCCAGTCCTCGGTGGTGAAAGAGGCCACCATGGCCGGGCGGTTCGCGGGCAAGTTCAAGTACGTCGCGCCCGAGCAACTTGGCCACTACGGCGGGCACATCTCGCCTGCGACCGACATCTACGGGCTGGCGCTGCTGATCGCCGCCGCCTCCATCGGCAAGCCGCTCGACATGGGGTCGTCGATCGTCGAGGCGGTGCAGTCGCGCCAGTCGATCCCGGACCTGTCGCACGCCCCCGAAGAACTGCGCCCGATCCTGTCCTACATGCTGGAGCCCGATCCGAAGGACCGTCCCGGTTCCATGCTGGAAGTGCGCGAACTGGTGAACGATCCGACCAAGATCCCGGAACGCTATCTTGGTGGCTGGGTGCCGCCGGCGCCGCCACCGCTGCACACGACCCCGCCGGGCAATACCGCGCACGGGATGACGCAGGCGGGGACGATGACCTCCGGCCTGCAGATCCCCGGTGCCACGCAGAACATCACCCTGAACACCTCGCTCGGCCCGACCCCGATTCCGGAGCCGGAGGTGGAGAAGCGCGGCGGCGGCGGCCTGATCCTGATCCTGCTGGTCGTCTTCCTCGCCATCGTCGGGGGCGGCGGTTTCCTCGCGTGGCAGCAGGGCCTGATCGGCGGCGAGTCGCAACTGCTTGGCGGCGGAGGCGGCGGCAGCGATCCGACGCCGCCCGATCCGCAACCGCAGCAGACCGGCATCCCCGAGCCGCTGAGCGACACGCGCGAAGGGTTCCTCGCGGCCTTCGAGACCGGCCCGTGCACCTACGTGACCCGTGTGAACCAGGGCCCGAACGCCGGCACCATCGAGGGCTATTCGGCCACGCGCGAACAGTTCTCCGGCCTGCCCACCGCCTATGAAGAGCGGTTCGGCGCCCGGCCCGAGGTGCAGCCGCGCGAGATCACCCGCCAGCAGTGCGAAGTGCTGAACTTCGCCAAGGCGCTGCAGGGCAGGGGCCGCAACGGGGTCGAGATGTTCCTCTCTGCCGATGAGGTCGCCAGCCAGAACCCGGTGACGGCGCAGTTGACCGTTCCACAGGGGCAGGCCGTTTGGCTGATCCTCATAAGCCCGACCGGCGGCATCTTCAACTTGTCGGACCGGCTGTCGCAGCCCGTGGGCAACCAGCGCAACCTGAGCTTTGCGCTCTCTCTGCGGACCGGGCAGGATCCGGCGCCCCAGCTTCTTCTGGCGGTCGAAAGCGACGAGCCGCTGGCCCAGGCGGCGGTGGCGCAGCGCGGCGATCAGGCGGCAAACATCCTGCCGAAGATCCTCGAGGAGATCGCCTCACGGAACGGCGCGGCGAGTGCAGCTGTTTCTTACCTGAAGCTCAACCCGGCCGAAGAGTGA
- the tssK gene encoding type VI secretion system baseplate subunit TssK, which translates to MSWYSKVAWKEGLFLQPHHLQQADRYMEHLLRVRTAQITPYPWGVSNLVFDRDLAQQGRIGLRSIVGIFPDGLPFDAPNATPLPTAVPVPEEEASGLGIWLTLPDIEVNAQDVAAASADNATRYLLGSETVVDNSSSARSEQPIEIATPRLELSLRNTPKPGHQNIYIGRIADMRDGVVTLDETVPPTGMILAVHSAYEGYLSRVIGWMEAKLSMLARYASDPSSGGGMQATDYLMLMVINRELPVLRHLRGQGAVHPERLYEKLVSLAGELTTFDQADRKAKDYGGYRHDSPKESFTPIVYDIQSLLAQEVGRAIRLPLEEVRANSYLAKVNDRHLFANAAFVVEVSSGLPLTQVQQQFPQLCKVGPSTAMRQIINANLPGIGLVHMPNPPRQIRVIASNVYFLLDKSTDLWREFSSAPAVGMHFAGNWPDLKLELWAIPEQG; encoded by the coding sequence ATGTCGTGGTACAGCAAAGTTGCGTGGAAAGAGGGCCTGTTCCTTCAGCCGCATCACCTTCAGCAGGCTGATCGCTACATGGAGCATCTCCTGCGGGTGCGGACCGCGCAGATCACGCCGTACCCCTGGGGTGTCTCGAACCTCGTCTTCGACCGTGACCTCGCCCAGCAGGGGCGGATCGGGCTGAGGTCCATCGTCGGCATCTTTCCCGACGGGCTGCCGTTCGACGCACCCAACGCAACGCCGCTGCCGACCGCCGTGCCCGTGCCGGAGGAGGAGGCCAGCGGTCTGGGAATCTGGCTGACCCTGCCGGACATCGAGGTGAACGCGCAGGACGTGGCCGCCGCCAGCGCCGACAATGCCACGCGCTACCTGCTGGGGTCGGAGACGGTGGTCGACAACTCCTCGTCCGCGCGCAGCGAGCAGCCGATCGAGATCGCCACACCGCGGCTGGAGCTGTCGCTGCGGAACACGCCAAAACCCGGGCACCAGAACATCTACATCGGCCGGATCGCGGACATGCGCGACGGCGTGGTGACGCTGGACGAGACAGTGCCGCCGACCGGCATGATCCTCGCGGTGCACTCCGCCTACGAGGGCTACCTCAGCCGGGTGATCGGCTGGATGGAGGCCAAGCTGTCGATGCTGGCGCGCTATGCCTCCGATCCGTCGTCGGGCGGGGGCATGCAGGCGACCGACTACCTGATGCTGATGGTCATCAACCGCGAACTGCCGGTCCTGCGGCACCTTCGCGGGCAGGGGGCGGTGCATCCCGAACGGCTTTATGAGAAACTGGTCAGCCTCGCGGGCGAGCTGACCACCTTCGACCAGGCGGACCGGAAGGCGAAGGATTACGGGGGTTACCGGCACGACAGCCCGAAGGAGAGCTTTACCCCCATCGTCTACGACATCCAGTCGCTGCTGGCGCAGGAGGTCGGGCGCGCGATCCGGCTGCCGCTGGAAGAGGTCCGGGCGAATTCCTATCTGGCGAAGGTCAACGACCGCCACCTGTTCGCCAATGCCGCTTTCGTGGTAGAAGTGTCCTCGGGACTGCCGCTCACGCAGGTGCAGCAGCAGTTCCCGCAACTGTGCAAGGTCGGTCCCTCGACGGCGATGCGGCAGATCATCAACGCCAACCTTCCGGGCATCGGGCTGGTCCACATGCCCAACCCGCCCCGGCAGATCCGGGTGATCGCCTCCAACGTCTACTTCCTTCTCGACAAGTCGACCGACCTCTGGCGCGAGTTCTCTTCGGCCCCGGCCGTGGGGATGCACTTCGCCGGTAACTGGCCAGACCTGAAGCTGGAGCTTTGGGCCATTCCGGAGCAAGGGTGA
- a CDS encoding PP2C family serine/threonine-protein phosphatase, translating into MDYNEFFTFETGQATDVGRKRTVNEDNFLSRPDCGLWVVSDGMGGHAAGDYASYTIVQELNSIGMSASPDDLQARFMERIHRANTAIYEHAQELQRGTIGATLVALLIHGEDYACIWSGDSRIYLLRDGKLVQQTRDHTELMMLLDSGAITEEEAQNWPRKNVITRAIGVTETPQCDVVSGKLALDDTFILCSDGLTEHLSDEDIAELAARHRPKDACEAMIELTLERGAKDNVTVVAMRCLPPPELEEEDDLMDDVLELDTSAGEAEA; encoded by the coding sequence ATGGATTATAACGAATTCTTCACCTTCGAGACCGGGCAGGCCACGGACGTCGGACGCAAACGGACGGTGAACGAGGACAACTTCCTGTCGCGCCCCGACTGTGGGCTCTGGGTGGTCTCGGACGGCATGGGCGGGCACGCGGCCGGGGACTATGCCTCTTACACCATCGTGCAGGAGCTGAACTCCATCGGAATGTCGGCCTCTCCGGACGACCTTCAGGCCCGCTTCATGGAGCGGATCCACCGCGCCAACACCGCGATCTACGAACACGCGCAGGAGTTGCAACGCGGCACCATCGGTGCAACTCTGGTGGCGCTGCTGATCCATGGCGAGGATTACGCCTGCATCTGGTCGGGCGACAGCCGCATCTACCTTCTGCGGGACGGCAAGCTGGTGCAGCAGACCCGCGATCACACCGAACTGATGATGCTGCTCGATTCCGGAGCCATCACCGAGGAAGAGGCACAGAACTGGCCGCGCAAGAACGTCATCACCCGTGCCATCGGGGTGACAGAGACCCCGCAATGTGATGTGGTCAGTGGCAAGCTGGCGCTGGACGATACTTTCATCCTGTGTTCTGACGGGCTGACGGAGCACCTGAGCGACGAGGACATTGCGGAACTGGCCGCAAGGCATCGCCCGAAGGACGCCTGCGAGGCGATGATCGAACTGACGCTGGAACGTGGCGCCAAGGACAACGTGACCGTGGTCGCGATGCGTTGCCTGCCACCGCCGGAGCTGGAAGAAGAAGACGACCTGATGGACGACGTGCTGGAACTGGACACATCTGCGGGTGAGGCCGAGGCATGA
- the tssM gene encoding type VI secretion system membrane subunit TssM — MEHLFFRFFHVIWRILTSRAFLRFWIVVGVICVFLAIFFGLPMTGSEFFSRIWVRVAVIVLILSPILGWYLFKFIRRRRKAKALEDSLVEAPVGDGEVLNERFSEALEKLKKTGGKNYLYELPWYVIIGPPGAGKTTALRYSGIDFPGQDALTEGAQGFGGTKNVDWWFAEQAVLIDTAGRYVMQESDANADKASWSAFLELLKKGRPDQPINGVILAFSVEDMLKGTPESLTQHAAVVRERLGEIHQALRIDFPVYVLFTKADLIAGFREYFSSFSQARRKMAWGTTFQTKDRREATHAQVGEEFDALLSRLSDEVVDRMVEEPDDTSRIQIFGLPGQMAMLRENVVEFLRKVFEPTRYDTNAILRGFYFTSGTQEGTPIDQVLGAMSRDGEGEGFQPAFMSGKGKSYFLHDVLAKVIFEERDWVNFDRRAVRRVAILRTLAFSVIGLATTAAMAAFGYSFWQNATLVRDAEAHAAVYLDSARNELDNSLIQDPDPTGVIDHLDALRNMPAGYGNPHNPTFWEGFGLNRSREIANSARKAYSDGLERMLRPRMMLHLENEIPQLIIDGDTEGTYRALKVYMQLGRDLEAKGDGDEAIRNYFDTEWQIMMPGATRFDERTKLMQHLDAMLELDTDQEVMVKPDDNIKGRARESIVNLPLADQAYAAIKEASSLSGVPDFNLVNRVSGNVNEVFRTTDGSPLDQLSVPGLYTFEGYWGFFVDEMVSAKERLEDEQWVLGETGDRVNFNTQLANLENELFSKYRREFTVAWNVMFEKLTIAKMSADSPNYTLLSYAASPTNSPIAELAEGVTEETNLMRLYDEIGGISETDAARLIASGGNAELGGALGSAAYDRIYSRSGVFTRVILESLGNRTKNQLRASSGGLAEDVDRRRVQRITDDFKDWHTLIKGERPNRPIDFMLQAYASVQENRSNAAFAPTPADDQMLGQALTALTRTNAGAPDVIARMNSAVATEFRTAAENATLAELTRALNDEVAQFCKTEIAPFYPFSGGSSRHLSPSIFGQFFGPGGKMDQFYSQHLAPYVIRTSDGLRADPGTAVGQRLSGSALAQFDRAQKIQRAFFASGSPTPEVNMSIKHVTSSPGVGLANLNIHGKTIPTQPDSTPAGFSWPGETAGVSIELIPTRIGNQATFEFSQGRWDIAKWLADGAPKVQGNVVTVRYTIRGQSITYRIEFDSSTVPFLMRELRDFSCPTSLE; from the coding sequence ATGGAACACCTGTTCTTCCGGTTCTTCCACGTCATCTGGAGAATCCTGACCAGCCGCGCGTTCCTGCGCTTCTGGATCGTCGTCGGCGTGATCTGCGTCTTCCTTGCGATTTTCTTCGGCCTGCCGATGACCGGGTCGGAGTTCTTCTCCCGGATCTGGGTACGGGTCGCGGTGATCGTGCTGATCCTGTCGCCGATCCTCGGCTGGTACCTGTTCAAGTTCATCCGCCGGCGCCGCAAGGCGAAGGCGCTGGAGGACAGCCTCGTCGAGGCACCGGTGGGCGACGGCGAGGTGCTGAACGAACGGTTCAGCGAGGCGTTGGAGAAGCTCAAGAAGACCGGTGGCAAGAACTACCTCTACGAGCTGCCGTGGTACGTCATCATCGGCCCGCCGGGCGCGGGCAAGACGACGGCGCTGCGCTATTCCGGGATCGACTTCCCCGGCCAGGACGCGCTGACCGAGGGCGCGCAGGGGTTCGGCGGGACGAAGAACGTCGATTGGTGGTTCGCCGAGCAGGCGGTCCTGATCGACACCGCCGGGCGCTACGTCATGCAGGAGAGCGACGCGAATGCCGACAAGGCCTCGTGGAGCGCGTTCCTCGAACTGCTGAAGAAAGGCCGCCCGGATCAGCCGATCAATGGCGTGATCCTCGCCTTTTCCGTCGAGGACATGCTGAAGGGCACGCCGGAGTCTCTGACCCAGCACGCCGCGGTGGTGCGCGAACGGCTGGGCGAGATCCATCAGGCGCTGCGCATCGACTTCCCGGTGTACGTGCTTTTCACCAAGGCCGACCTGATTGCCGGTTTCCGCGAGTACTTCAGTTCCTTCAGCCAGGCCCGGCGCAAGATGGCGTGGGGCACGACCTTCCAGACCAAGGACCGCCGCGAGGCGACCCATGCGCAGGTGGGCGAGGAATTTGACGCGCTGCTGTCGCGGCTCTCGGACGAGGTCGTGGACCGCATGGTGGAGGAGCCCGACGACACCTCGCGCATTCAGATCTTCGGCCTGCCCGGCCAGATGGCGATGCTGCGCGAGAACGTGGTGGAGTTCCTGCGCAAGGTGTTCGAGCCGACCCGCTACGACACCAACGCGATCTTGCGTGGCTTCTACTTCACCTCCGGCACCCAGGAAGGCACGCCCATCGACCAGGTGCTGGGTGCGATGTCGCGCGACGGGGAAGGGGAGGGGTTCCAGCCCGCCTTCATGTCCGGCAAGGGCAAGAGCTACTTCCTGCACGACGTGCTGGCGAAGGTCATATTCGAGGAACGCGACTGGGTGAACTTCGACCGCCGCGCCGTGCGGCGCGTGGCGATCCTGAGGACGCTGGCGTTCAGCGTGATCGGGCTTGCGACGACGGCGGCCATGGCGGCCTTCGGCTACAGCTTCTGGCAGAACGCGACGCTGGTCCGCGATGCAGAGGCGCACGCGGCGGTCTACCTCGATTCCGCGCGCAACGAGCTGGACAACTCGCTGATCCAGGACCCCGATCCGACCGGCGTCATCGACCATCTCGACGCGCTGAGGAACATGCCCGCGGGCTACGGCAATCCGCACAACCCGACATTCTGGGAAGGCTTCGGCCTGAACCGGTCGCGCGAGATCGCGAACTCCGCCAGGAAGGCCTATTCCGACGGTTTGGAACGGATGCTGCGGCCGCGCATGATGCTGCACCTCGAAAACGAGATCCCGCAGCTGATCATCGACGGCGACACCGAAGGCACATATCGCGCGCTGAAGGTCTACATGCAGCTTGGCCGCGATCTGGAGGCGAAGGGCGACGGCGACGAGGCGATCCGCAACTATTTCGACACCGAATGGCAGATCATGATGCCCGGGGCCACGCGCTTCGACGAGCGGACGAAGCTGATGCAGCATCTCGACGCCATGCTCGAACTGGACACCGACCAGGAAGTGATGGTGAAGCCCGACGACAACATCAAGGGCCGGGCGCGCGAGAGCATCGTGAACCTGCCGCTGGCCGATCAGGCCTATGCGGCGATCAAGGAGGCATCGAGCCTGTCGGGCGTGCCGGACTTCAACCTCGTGAACCGGGTGTCGGGCAACGTGAACGAGGTGTTCCGGACCACGGACGGCTCGCCTCTGGACCAGCTTTCCGTGCCGGGGCTCTACACCTTCGAAGGGTACTGGGGCTTCTTCGTCGACGAGATGGTTTCGGCCAAGGAACGGCTGGAAGACGAGCAGTGGGTGCTGGGGGAGACCGGCGACCGGGTGAACTTCAACACCCAGCTTGCCAACCTCGAGAACGAGCTTTTCTCCAAGTACCGCCGCGAATTCACGGTGGCGTGGAACGTGATGTTCGAGAAGCTGACCATCGCCAAGATGAGCGCGGACAGCCCGAATTACACGCTGCTGAGCTATGCCGCCTCGCCCACGAACTCGCCCATCGCCGAACTGGCCGAGGGCGTGACCGAGGAAACCAACCTGATGCGTCTTTACGACGAGATCGGCGGGATTTCCGAGACCGACGCGGCGCGCTTGATCGCTTCGGGAGGGAACGCGGAACTGGGCGGCGCGCTGGGGAGTGCGGCCTATGACCGGATCTATTCGCGGTCGGGCGTCTTCACGCGGGTGATCCTCGAAAGCCTCGGCAACCGGACGAAGAACCAGCTCCGCGCCAGTTCCGGCGGGCTGGCCGAGGACGTCGACCGGCGCCGGGTGCAGCGCATCACCGACGACTTCAAGGACTGGCACACCCTGATCAAGGGCGAGCGCCCGAACCGGCCCATCGACTTCATGCTGCAGGCCTATGCCAGCGTGCAGGAGAACCGCTCGAACGCGGCCTTTGCGCCGACGCCCGCCGACGACCAGATGCTGGGGCAGGCGCTGACCGCGCTGACCCGCACGAACGCCGGTGCGCCGGACGTGATCGCGCGGATGAACAGTGCGGTGGCGACGGAATTCCGCACCGCCGCCGAGAACGCCACCTTGGCGGAGCTGACCCGTGCCCTGAACGACGAGGTGGCGCAGTTCTGCAAGACGGAGATCGCGCCGTTCTACCCGTTCTCGGGCGGGTCGTCGCGGCACCTTTCGCCGTCGATCTTCGGCCAGTTCTTCGGACCGGGCGGCAAGATGGACCAGTTCTATTCGCAGCACCTGGCTCCCTACGTGATCCGCACCTCTGACGGGTTGCGCGCGGATCCCGGCACCGCCGTCGGCCAGCGCCTGTCCGGCAGCGCACTGGCGCAGTTCGACCGGGCGCAGAAGATCCAGCGCGCGTTCTTCGCATCCGGCTCTCCGACGCCGGAGGTCAACATGTCGATCAAGCATGTGACCTCTTCGCCGGGCGTGGGGCTGGCCAACCTCAACATCCACGGCAAGACCATCCCGACCCAGCCGGATTCGACGCCTGCGGGCTTCTCATGGCCGGGAGAAACGGCGGGCGTGTCGATCGAGCTGATCCCGACCCGGATAGGCAATCAGGCGACCTTCGAATTCAGCCAGGGCCGCTGGGACATCGCCAAGTGGCTGGCGGACGGCGCACCGAAGGTGCAGGGCAACGTGGTCACCGTGCGCTACACAATCCGCGGGCAATCGATCACCTACCGGATCGAGTTCGACAGCTCGACCGTGCCGTTCCTGATGCGCGAGCTTCGGGACTTCAGCTGCCCGACGTCGCTGGAGTGA